A genome region from Etheostoma cragini isolate CJK2018 chromosome 4, CSU_Ecrag_1.0, whole genome shotgun sequence includes the following:
- the scn8ab gene encoding sodium channel, voltage gated, type VIII, alpha subunit b isoform X5, with protein sequence MAAPLMSPPGPDSFKKFTPESLAKIEKRISEEKNKKPPKPRSDSSHRDTSDDNEPKPNSDLEAGKSLPFIYGDVPPGMSGVPLEDLDPYYQNLNMKTFIVLNKGKTIFRFSATPSLYIISPFNLLRRIAIKILIHALFSMIIMCTILTNCIFMTFSDPPEWSKQVEYTFTGIYTFESLTKIVARGFAIDGFTFLRDPWNWLDFMVISMAYITEFVDLGNVSALRTFRVLRALKTISVIPGLKTIVGALIQSVKKLSDVMILTVFCLSVFALIGLQLFMGNLRQKCVIWPINMTEQYLANGSRGFDWKEYIMNDSNFYFLPGQLDALLCGNSSDSGRCPEGFMCMKAGRNPNYGYTSFDSFGWAFLTLFRLMTQDFWENLYMLTLRAAGKTYMIFFVLVIFVGSFYLVNLILAVVAMAYEEQNQATIEEAEQKEAEFKAMLEQLKRQQDETQAAAMATSAGTVSEAALEDEGGGHLSRSSSEVSKLSSKSAKERRNRKKKWRQKEQEKEKGDSEKVVKSESDDGSKKSTIRFPGSRLGRKTSIMNQSLLSIPGSPFMSRHNSRSSIFSFKGRSKDMGSENEFADDEHSTVEESEDRRGSLFIPYRRNSYSGYSQGSSRIHPLAPHSGGKRNSTVDCNGVVSLTGPGPGRRLLPETTDVEIKKKHSGSLMVSVDQLNSSFKGKDRANSQMSVVTNTLLEELEESQRKCPPCWYKFANIFLIWECFPLWLKIKHITYLIVMDPFVDLAITICIVLNTLFMAMEHYPMTEEFQGVLSVGNLVFTGIFAGEMFAKLIAMDPYYYFQEGWNCFDGFIVTLSLVELGLADVEGLSVLRSFRLLRVFKLAKSWPTLNMLIKIIGNSVGALGNLTLVLAIIVFIFAVVGMQLFGKNYKDCVCKIAPSCELPRWHMHDFFHSFLIVFRVLCGEWIETMWDCMEVAGQTMCLTVFMMVMVIGNLVVLNLFLALLLSSFSADNLAATDDDGEPNNLQLAVARIKIGIAWFKVNMRIVVATVLKKQPIEDEQKPLDEMYEKKLNCIANHTVDINRELDYAKNGNGTTSGIGSSVGKYMIDEDYMSFIHNPNLTVCVPIAVGESDFENLNTEDFSSESDVENSKDLDDTSSSEGSTIDIKPDVEDVAVVEVVEEYVDPEACWTDECVAKYKCCDVPITHGWGKHWWFLRKTCYLIVEHNWFETLIIFMILLSSGALAFEDVYIEQRKTIRIILEYADRVFTYIFILEMLLKWVAYGFVKYFTNAWCWLDFFIVDVSIVSLIANALGYSDLGPIKSLRTLRALRPLRALSRFEGMRVVVNALVGAIPSIMNVLLVCLIFWLIFSIMGVNLFAGKYYYCYNETAEENFFPDVVNNKTECFALINANFSEVRWKNVKINFDNVGAGYLALLQVATFKGWMDIMYAAIDSRKVEDQPIYEDNLYMYIYFVIFIIFGSFFTLNLFIGVIIDNFNQQKKKFGGQDIFMTEEQKKYYNAMKKLGSKKPQKPIPRPQNQIQGMVFDFVTQQVFDISIMILICLNMVTMMVETDDQTEDTEVVLYWVNFIFIVVFTCEFVLKLFALRHYYFTNGWNIFDVVVVILSIVGMFLADLIEKYFVSPTLFRVIRLARIGRILRLIKGAKGIRTLLFALMMSLPALFNIGLLLFLVMFIFSIFGMSNFGYVKHGAGIDDMYNFETFGNSMIILFMITTSAGWDGLLLPILNYAPDCDPLLENPGTPATGDCGNPSVGIFFFVMYIIISFLIVVNMYIAIILENFSVATEESADPLSEDDFETFYEIWEKFDPDACQFITYAKLSDFADSLEHPLRVPKPNTIELIAMDMPMVSGDRIHCLDILFAFTKRVLGDSGELDMLRQQMEERFVAANPSKVSYEPITTTLRRKQEDVSSKIIQRAYRSYLARRGFVCKRKPANNKVENGGNNQEQEKKEGTPSTASLPSYDSVTKPDKEKQDDNNEGKGGRKEKGRNQKDIRESKC encoded by the exons aCATTTATAGTCCtcaacaaaggaaaaacaatcTTCCGCTTCAGTGCCACGCCCTCCTTGTACATCATAAGCCCGTTTAATCTACTAAGGCGAATAGCTATTAAGATTTTGATACATGC GTTATTCAGCATGATCATCATGTGTACGATTTTGACCAACTGTATATTCATGACATTTAGTGACCCCCCAGAATGGTCCAAACAAGTAGA GTATACCTTCACAGGTATCTATACGTTTGAATCACTCACAAAAATTGTTGCCAGAGGCTTCGCTATAGATGGGTTTACCTTTCTCAGAGACCCATGGAACTGGCTGGATTTCATGGTCATCTCAATGGC ATATATAACAGAGTTTGTGGACCTTGGGAATGTCTCGGCGCTGAGAACGTTCAGGGTTCTCCGAGCATTGAAAACAATTTCTGTCATTCCAG GCCTGAAGACCATTGTGGGTGCTCTGATCCAGTCGGTGAAGAAGCTGTCGGATGTGATGATCCTGACCGTCTTCTGTCTCAGTGTCTTTGCTCTAATTGGACTACAGCTCTTTATGGGGAACTTAAGGCAGAAGTGTGTAATCTGGCCAATCAACATGACTGAGCAATACCTGGCAAATGGCAGCAGGGGCTTTGACTGGAAGGAATACATCATGAATGACT ctaATTTCTACTTCCTTCCTGGTCAGCTTGATGCTCTGCTATGTGGGAATAGTTCTGACTCAGG GCGATGTCCAGAGGGCTTTATGTGTATGAAAGCCGGAAGGAACCCTAACTATGGTTACACCAGCTTTGACAGCTTTGGATGGGCTTTCCTCACCCTTTTTCGCCTCATGACCCAAGACTTCTGGGAAAATCTCTACATGCTG ACTCTACGAGCTGCAGGGAAAACATATATGATCTTCTTTGTGCTGGTCATCTTTGTGGGCTCTTTCTACCTGGTGAATCTCATCTTGGCTGTGGTGGCCATGGCTTATGAGGAGCAGAACCAGGCCACTATTGAGGAGGCGGAGCAGAAAGAGGCAGAATTCAAGGCCATGCTGGAACAGCTTAAGAGGCAGCAGGATGAAACACAG gcTGCCGCCATGGCGACATCTGCAGGCACTGTGTCAGAGGCTGCGTTAGAGGATGAAGGAGGAGGGCACTTGTCACGGAGCTCTTCTGAGGTGTCCAAGCTTAGCTCAAAGAGTGCCAAGGAGCGTCGAAATCGCAAGAAGAAATGGCGTCAGAAAgagcaggagaaagagaagggagacaGTGAGAAGGTTGTTAAGTCTGAGTCAGACGATGGCAGCAAGAAAAGTACCATTCGTTTCCCAGGAAGCCGGCTGGGGAGGAAGACATCCATTATGAACCAG TCACTGCTGAGCATCCCAGGTTCACCCTTCATGTCGCGCCACAACAGCCGCAGCAGCATCTTCAGCTTCAAAGGCCGTTCCAAGGACATGGGCTCAGAAAACGAGTTTGCCGACGATGAGCACAGTACAGTAGAGGAGAGCGAAGACCGCCGAGGCTCCCTGTTTATCCCTTACCGCCGCAACAGCTACAGTGGCTACAGCCAAGGCTCATCACGCATTCACCCGCTGGCACCCCACTCTGGAGGGAAGAGGAACAGCACAGTGGACTGCAATGGCGTGGTGTCTCTCACCGGCCCTGGGCCCGGCAGACGGCTTCTGCCTGAG ACTACTGACGTGGAGATTAAGAAGAAGCACTCTGGCTCTCTCATGGTATCTGTGGATCAGCTCAACTCTTCCTTCAAAGGAAAGGACCGTGCCAACAGTCAGATGAGCGTAGTCACCAACACACTTCTAGAGG AGTTGGAGGAGTCTCAGAGGAAGTGCCCTCCTTGTTGGTACAAGTTTGCCAACATCTTCCTCATCTGGGAGTGCTTTCCTTTGTGGCTGAAGATTAAGCACATAACTTACTTGATTGTCATGGACCCATTTGTTGACCTGGCCATCACCATCTGTATTGTCCTCAATACCCTCTTCATGGCCATGGAGCATTACCCCATGACTGAGGAATTTCAAGGGGTTCTTTCTGTTGGCAACCTG GTTTTCACAGGCATCTTTGCTGGGGAGATGTTTGCCAAGCTGATTGCCATGGATCCCTACTACTACTTCCAGGAAGGCTGGAACTGCTTTGACGGCTTCATTGTGACTCTGAGTTTAGTTGAGCTGGGACTGGCTGATGTGGAAGGTCTGTCAGTGCTCAGGTCATTCCGATTG TTAAGAGTGTTCAAACTAGCAAAATCGTGGCCCACCCTCAACATGCTGATCAAGATCATTGGTAATTCAGTGGGAGCTCTGGGTAATCTGACGCTGGTGCTGGCCATCATCGTTTTCATCTTTGCCGTCGTGGGCATGCAGCTGTTTGGCAAAAACTACAAGGACTGTGTGTGTAAGATCGCCCCGTCCTGTGAACTGCCTCGCTGGCACATGCATGACTTCTTCCACTCCTTCCTGATTGTGTTCAGAGTGTTGTGTGGGGAGTGGATTGAGACCATGTGGGACTGTATGGAGGTGGCAGGACAGACCATGTGCCTCACCGTCTTCATGATGGTCATGGTCATCGGAAACCTGGTg GTGCTGAACCTGTTCCTGGCCTTGCTGCTGAGCTCATTCAGTGCAGACAACCTCGCTGCCACAGATGACGATGGTGAACCCAACAACCTCCAACTTGCAGTTGCCCGCATTAAGATAGGGATCGCCTGGTTCAAGGTTAACATGCGGATCGTAGTAGCCACAGTGCTGAAAAAG CAGCCTATAGAGGATGAACAGAAGCCTTTGGATGAAATGTACGAGAAGAAGCTCAACTGCATTGCAAACCACACAGTGGACATTAACCGTGAACTGGACTATGCTAAAAATGGCAATGGCACCACCAGCGGGATTGGGAGCAGTGTGGGAAAGTATATGATTGACGAGGACTACATGTCTTTCATCCACAACCCCAACCTCACTGTCTGTGTTCCCATCGCTGTTGGCGAGTCAGACTTCGAAAACCTAAACACGGAAGACTTTAGCAGTGAATCGGATGTGGAGAACAGTAAAGAT CTGGATGATACTAGTTCGTCTGAGGGCAGCACAATAGACATCAAGCCTGATGTGGAGGACGTTGCAGTGGTGGAGGTAGTGGAGGAGTATGTTGACCCAGAAGCTTGCTGGACAGATG AGTGTGTGGCCAAATACAAGTGCTGTGATGTTCCTATCACTCACGGCTGGGGAAAACACTGGTGGTTCCTGAGGAAGACCTGCTACCTGATTGTAGAACACAACTGGTTTGAAACCCTCATCATCTTCATGATCCTGCTCAGCAGTGGAGCCCTG GCCTTTGAGGATGTGTACATTGAGCAAAGGAAGACAATCCGCATCATTCTGGAGTATGCTGATCGGGTTTTCACCTATATCTTCATCCTGGAGATGTTGCTGAAATGGGTGGCCTACGGCTTTGTCAAGTACTTCACCAATGCCTGGTGTTGGTTAGACTTCTTCATTGTGGAT GTGTCTATAGTCAGCCTTATAGCTAATGCGTTGGGCTACTCCGATCTAGGCCCGATTAAATCACTCAGGACACTGAGGGCCTTGAGACCCCTCAGGGCCCTGTCACGTTTTGAAGGGATGAGG GTTGTGGTAAACGCCTTGGTGGGTGCAATCCCCTCCATCATGAATGTGCTGCTGGTGTGTCTCATCTTCTGGCTCATCTTCAGCATCATGGGTGTCAACCTGTTTGCTGGAAAGTATTACTACTGTTACAATGAGACAGCCGAGGAGAACTTCTTCCCTGATGTcgtcaacaacaaaacagagtgttTTGCACTCATTAATGCAAACTTCTCTGAAGTCAGATGGAAAAATGTCAAGATCAATTTTGACAATGTCGGTGCAGGATACCTGGCACTTCTGCAAGTG GCAACATTCAAAGGTTGGATGGACATTATGTATGCGGCAATAGATTCTCGAAAG GTGGAGGACCAGCCTATCTACGAGGACAACTTATACATGTACATCTACTttgtcatcttcatcatctttgGCTCGTTCTTCACTCTAAACCTCTTCATTGGTGTCATCATTGATAACTTCaaccaacaaaagaaaaag TTTGGAGGTCAGGATATCTTCATGACGGAGGAACAGAAGAAATACTACAATGCCATGAAGAAACTAGGGTCAAAGAAACCACAAAAACCAATACCCAGGCCGCAG AACCAGATCCAGGGCATGGTGTTTGACTTTGTGACGCAGCAGGTGTTCGACATCTCCATCATGATCTTAATCTGCCTTAACATGGTCACCATGATGGTGGAGACAGACGATCAGACCGAGGACACTGAGGTTGTGCTTTACTGGGTCAACTTCATCTTCATTGTGGTCTTCACTTGCGAGTTTGTATTGAAGCTCTTTGCGCTGCGCCACTACTACTTCACCAATGGTTGGAACATCTTCGATGTTGTTGTGGTCATCCTTTCAATTGTAG GAATGTTTCTGGCTGACCTGATTGAGAAGTACTTTGTGTCACCAACACTCTTCAGGGTGATTCGTCTGGCTCGTATCGGCAGGATCCTGCGTCTCATCAAGGGGGCCAAAGGAATCAGAACTCTGCTGTTTGCCCtaatgatgtcacttcctgccTTGTTCAACATTGGCTTACTTCTTTTCCTGGTTATGttcattttctccatctttGGCATGTCCAACTTTGGCTATGTGAAACACGGGGCTGGAATTGATGATATGTACAACTTTGAGACCTTCGGCAACAGCATGATCATCCTGTTTATGATCACCACGTCAGCTGGCTGGGACGGCCTGCTGCTGCCCATTCTTAACTACGCTCCAGACTGCGACCCCTTACTGGAAAATCCTGGCACCCCTGCCACAGGAGACTGTGGCAACCCTTCTGTGGGCATCTTCTTCTTTGTTATGTATATCATTATTTCTTTCCTCATTGTGGTCAACATGTACATCGCCATCATCTTGGAGAACTTCAGTGTGGCCACAGAGGAGAGTGCCGACCCACTCAGCGAGGATGACTTTGAGACCTTTTATGAGATTTGGGAGAAGTTTGACCCTGATGCGTGCCAGTTCATCACCTATGCCAAGCTTTCGGACTTTGCTGATTCACTTGAACACCCACTCCGAGTCCCCAAGCCCAACACCATTGAACTGATCGCCATGGACATGCCTATGGTGAGTGGTGACCGCATCCACTGCCTGGACATCCTTTTTGCCTTCACTAAGCGTGTGCTGGGTGACAGTGGCGAGTTGGACATGTTGAGGCAACAAATGGAGGAGCGTTTTGTGGCTGCCAATCCCTCCAAGGTCTCTTACGAGCCAATCACCACCACTCTGAGGCGCAAGCAGGAGGATGTGTCATCCAAAATAATTCAAAGGGCCTACCGTTCCTACCTGGCAAGGCGGGGCTTTGTCTGTAAGCGCAAACCAGCCAATAACAAAGTGGAGAATGGCGGGAACAATCAGGAACAAGAAAAGAAGGAGGGCACTCCCTCAACTGCCTCCCTGCCTTCTTATGACAGTGTAACCAAACCTGACAAGGAGAAACAGGATGACAACAATGAGGgcaagggagggaggaaagagaaaggaagaaaccAAAAAGACATCAGGGAATCTAAATGTTAG